A window from Drosophila nasuta strain 15112-1781.00 chromosome 3, ASM2355853v1, whole genome shotgun sequence encodes these proteins:
- the LOC132788146 gene encoding uncharacterized protein LOC132788146: MGKRNSLGDYSLEMQLIQKKIEHIINSIAEDKLKRVHHPRGMRELRNRLFVNLKRLLKVKLKKNKSLKKNDIGLLRKYSNKLHKWQKYLNEQQNELQEKELKEFKLDNKMQKLNQQLKELPQTHNKRKEIPPARVNIPNSGIERNSLVKKRNRKVKFAKYTNQKRYTVPSTVIDYSRRSSSFSGPRKTLSAENAIKLRDILENIEKSTTEKQVVREVISEPDLLPVKSQQFLSSHDKRLDPYFRDIRKSISAQLNTNQRLESRSSSRMSTKSLSSLRLRRLKKKLQQHVHHVGSGTQTPQHTVPVVIATPTHKLHISDVDALVIPKIISAGLFTQKTLKSPHWKLFQRVVAENKKSFGEEFIENVDDTTKRNLRSVHSLLKDVIQGPSMLDIIADRNGIIRIVRRHYMWKNLAGVYSDMSSVGVGKKEIYNVLRSQYLENIDEIFNEAMESGMALVSEREPTISVDDIQFHNMHFTDSTENLMDVIRFKRTSASREGSIASGGSDRQSVLSLAVKDLSDVNNRYSLTNLKNIQKAHVAYFASLKKTPLEIQLQQQKNDMKKELRKQSRLQSGTKECKKKQKKLQQNVDSNRLYYEPRKTCRERSILDDELQDCNCLEPLCTPKCMRCGAEMPSLDTMDVISSSSKLSLYSIAACGKNKDLLHLTSDICDQCGFVHHQRSPCPMLIEASPSRTMQQLRWIKEIAPYAEDRCQVLTN, translated from the coding sequence TGATCCAGAAGAAGATCGAGCATATTATAAACTCGATAGCCGAGGATAAATTGAAAAGAGTGCACCACCCTCGCGGGATGCGTGAATTGCGGAATAGATTATTTGTTAATCTGAAGAGGCTGCTGAAGGTGaagttaaagaaaaacaagtcaCTGAAGAAGAACGACATCGGATTGCTGAGAAAGTACAGTAATAAGTTGCATAAGTGGCAAAAATATCTGAATGAGCAGCAAAACGAATTGCAAGAAAAGGAGCtgaaagaatttaaattagataataaaatgcaaaagttaaACCAACAGTTGAAAGAGCTTCCGCAAACGCATAATAAACGTAAGGAGATTCCTCCAGCACGAGTAAACATACCAAATTCTGGCATTGAAAGAAATTCTCTGGTTAAAAAACGTAATCGTAAAGTCAAGttcgcaaaatataccaatcaGAAGAGATACACTGTGCCGAGCACAGTTATTGACTATTCAAGACGATCAAGTTCTTTTAGTGGACCACGAAAAACTTTAAGTGccgaaaatgcaattaaattaagagaTATATTggaaaacattgaaaaatcGACTACAGAGAAGCAAGTGGTGCGGGAAGTCATATCTGAACCGGATTTGTTACCAGTGAAATCACAACAGTTCCTGAGCAGTCACGATAAGAGATTAGATCCATATTTCAGGGATATCCGAAAGAGCATTTCTGCACAGTTGAATACTAACCAAAGGCTCGAATCTAGGAGCAGTAGCAGAATGAGCACAAAATCGTTAAGTTCGTTGAGATTGAGGAGACTCAAAAAGAAACTGCAGCAGCATGTACATCATGTCGGTTCTGGTACCCAGACCCCTCAGCATACGGTGCCAGTTGTGATTGCGACACCAACACATAAGTTGCATATATCAGATGTCGACGCTTTGGTGATTCCCAAGATTATTTCCGCCGGGCTTTTCACACAGAAAACTCTCAAATCTCCACACTGGAAGTTGTTTCAACGCGTTGttgctgaaaataaaaaaagtttcgGTGAGGAATTTATCGAGAACGTCGATGATACGACTAAAAGGAATCTCAGATCAGTACATAGTTTGCTTAAAGATGTCATTCAAGGACCAAGCATGCTTGACATTATTGCGGACAGAAATGGCATTATTAGAATTGTGCGTCGCCATTATATGTGGAAGAATTTGGCAGGTGTTTATAGTGATATGAGCAGTGTTGGTGTTGGAAAGAAGGAAATTTATAATGTCTTACGCTCTCAATACTTGGAAAATATCGATGAAATCTTTAATGAGGCCATGGAGAGTGGCATGGCACTTGTTAGCGAAAGGGAACCCACAATATCTGTGGACGATATCCAATTTCATAACATGCATTTCACTGACTCTACTGAGAACTTAATGGATGTAATACGATTCAAGAGAACTTCTGCATCGAGAGAGGGTTCGATCGCCTCCGGAGGCTCAGACCGACAAAGCGTTCTTTCACTTGCGGTAAAGGACTTATCTGATGTGAATAATCGTTACTCGCTCACAAACTTAAAAAACATACAGAAGGCGCATGTCGCATACTTTGCTAGCCTAAAGAAAACGCCATTGGAAATTCAATTGCAGCAACAGAAGAATGACATGAAAAAAGAATTACGAAAACAATCGCGATTACAATCGGGCACTAAAGAATgcaaaaagaagcaaaaaaaactgcaGCAGAATGTCGACAGCAATCGATTGTACTATGAGCCAAGAAAAACTTGCAGAGAGCGCAGCATCTTGGATGATGAACTGCAAGATTGCAACTGCCTTGAGCCGCTTTGCACTCCAAAGTGCATGCGCTGTGGTGCCGAAATGCCTTCGCTGGACACTATGGATGTAatcagtagcagcagcaaactcTCCTTGTACTCCATTGCGGCATGCGGCAAGAACAAGGATTTGCTGCATCTGACCTCTGACATATGCGATCAGTGCGGCTTTGTGCACCATCAGCGTTCGCCTTGTCCCATGCTCATTGAAGCGTCACCCTCAAGGACAATGCAGCAGCTGCGATGGATAAAAGAGATCGCTCCATATGCTGAAGATCGTTGCCAAGTGCTGACGAATTGA